A single window of Gadus morhua chromosome 22, gadMor3.0, whole genome shotgun sequence DNA harbors:
- the s100a10a gene encoding protein S100-A10a: MPSELEKAMESLIMVFHRYASKDSKNGTLSRRELRDLMENELSGFLKSQKDPAAVDKIMKDLDTNGDGQVDFEEFVSLVVGLSIACEQCYKMQLSTGGKKH, translated from the exons ATGCCTTCAGAACTGGAGAAAGCAATGGAGTCCCTCATCATGGTGTTCCATCGCTACGCGTCCAAGGATAGCAAGAACGGCACGCTTAGCCGGCGGGAGCTGAGAGATCTGATGGAGAACGAGTTGTCTGGCTTCCTCAAG TCTCAGAAGGACCCCGCCGCGGTGGACAAGATCATGAAGGATCTGGACACCAACGGCGATGGCCAGGTGGACTTTGAGGAGTTTGTGTCTCTAGTGGTCGGACTCTCAATCGCCTGCGAGCAGTGTTATAAGATGCAATTGAGCACGGGAGGCAAGAAGCATTAA